One stretch of Euphorbia lathyris chromosome 7, ddEupLath1.1, whole genome shotgun sequence DNA includes these proteins:
- the LOC136235280 gene encoding eukaryotic translation initiation factor 5B-like, whose product MGRKKPTARDEEGPVAAAQGGGKSKKKQIVIDDDEYSISTELSEEPQVPEEMVAPTGKKKGKKGNQKGTQPNNDDEEEDEESQEIAFAGKKKSKGKKGGSNSVFSTSNFGLLGDEDNDGEEEGGDKDSDVEVEPVSFTGKKKASKKGKKTAGSMFSAATFDVLDDNEGEDIHKAKDEAAADENDDDMPVIEFTGKKKSSKGGKKGRGSVFTEATFDRLDDEEEVHKVEDEDVAAITFSGKKKKSSKKKEPLDDEKGNGDTADHQQQQTVSTEANNAQVSISEEVVETSKNKKKKKNKSGRTAQEEDDLDKLLAELGEGPIEKPSAPPPQEEGIQVQLEQLALVDATGEKEGEEEKEESAAAKKKKKKKVKEKEKKAAAATEKEGVEEAKAEINETKKNDAKGKAKVPKHVREMQEAIARRKEIEERKAREEEEKRRKEEEERRRLEELERQAEEARRRKKEKEKEKLLKKKQEGRLLTGKQKEEQRRLEAMRNQILANAGISIPTGEKEGAPTKRPKYQTKKSKQAHHHANAAGSSSVADNVEAKENELEQQVAEPEVEAMEVEKVEEEDLIDTEEKQKVVNGVEENGVDEDEDDEEWDAKSWDDVNLNVKGAFDDEEIDSEPETLSKKETKNAAAVTPKTSLPSQPVDIEHKNPQPENEITEKNKKKAAAAAKNKKPSSDATSKPGEEDLRSPICCIMGHVDTGKTKLLDCIRGTNVQEGEAGGITQQIGATYFPAENIRERTRELKADAKLKVPGLLVIDTPGHESFTNLRSRGSGLCDIAILVVDIMHGLEPQTIESLNLLKMRNTDFIVALNKVDRLYGWKTCRNAPIVKAMKQQTKDVQNEFNRRVSNIITEFMEQGLNTELYYKNKEMGETFSIVPTSAISGEGIPDLLLLLVQWTQKTMVEKLTFSNEMQCTVLEVKVVEGHGTTIDVVLVNGVLHEGDQIVVCGLQGPIVTTIRALLTPHPMKEIRVKGAYIHHKEIKAAQGIKITAQGLEHAIAGTSLYVVGPDDDVDDVKESAMEDMRSVMSRIDKSGEGVYVQASTLGSLEALLEFLKSPAVKIPVSGIGIGPVHKKDVMKASVMLEKKKEYATILAFDVKVTQEARELADDLGVKIFIADIIYHLFDQFKAYIDNLKEEKKKEAADEAVFPCVLSIMPNCIFNKKDPIILGVDVIEGILKVGTPICVPERDFIDIGRITSIENNHKPVDYAKKGQKVAVKISSNSSEEQQKMFGRHFEQQDSLVSHITRNSIDVLKANYRDDLSLEDWRLVRKLKALLNIQ is encoded by the exons ATGGGTCGGAAGAAGCCAACTGCCCGAGACGAAGAGGGCCCGGTTGCTGCGGCTCAGGGCGGTGGGAAATCAAAGAAAAAGCAGATTGTTATCGATGATGATGAATACTCCATCAGTACAGAATTGTCTGAGGAACCTCAAGTTCCCGAAGAGATGGTTGCTCCCACTGGCAAAAAGAAGGGAAAAAAGGGCAATCAAAAAGGTACACAGCCTAACAATGATGACGAGGAGGAGGATGAAGAGTCCCAGGAGATTGCTTTTGCAGGTAAGAAGAAATCAAAAGGAAAGAAGGGTGGTAGTAATAGTGTGTTTTCAACCTCAAACTTTGGGTTGCTTGGGGATGAAGATAATGATGGTGAGGAGGAAGGTGGTGATAAAGATAGTGACGTGGAGGTTGAACCTGTGAGTTTTACAGGGAAGAAAAAAGCATCAAAGAAAGGTAAGAAGACTGCTGGTAGTATGTTTAGTGCTGCAACTTTTGATGTTCTTGATGATAACGAAGGAGAGGACATTCACAAAGCTAAGGACGAGGCTGCTGCTGATGAAAATGATGACGATATGCCTGTTATTGAGTTTACTGGGAAAAAGAAGTCATCCAAAGGTGGAAAGAAGGGCCGTGGTAGTGTATTTACTGAAGCTACTTTTGATAGGTTGGACGATGAGGAAGAAGTGCATAaagttgaagatgaagatgttgCTGCCATTACTTTCTCGggtaagaagaagaaatcttcTAAGAAGAAGGAACCACTCGATGATGAAAAAGGGAATGGTGATACTGCTGACCATCAACAACAACAGACTGTATCTACTGAAGCTAATAATGCTCAGGTTAGTATCAGTGAAGAGGTAGTGGAAACCtcaaagaacaagaagaagaagaaaaataagagtgGAAGGACTGCTCAAGAAGAGGATGATTTGGATAAGCTTCTAGCAGAGCTTGGTGAGGGACCTATTGAAAAACCATCTGCACCTCCTCCGCAAGAGGAGGGCATTCAGGTCCAGCTTGAACAACTTGCACTGGTGGATGCTACAGGTGAGAAGGAAggtgaggaagaaaaagaagagtcTGCCGCagctaagaagaagaagaagaaaaaggtgaaggagaaggagaagaaagctgctgctgctacAGAGAAAGAAGGGGTGGAAGAAGCAAAAGCTGAAATTAATGAAACCAAAAAGAATGATGCAAAAGGTAAAGCTAAAGTGCCAAAACATGTCAGAGAGATGCAAGAGGCAATTGCTAGGCGAAAAGAAATTGAAGAGAGGAAGGCTagggaagaagaggagaagaggaggaaagaagaagaggaaaggagAAGGCTAGAAGAACTTGAGAGGCAAGCAGAGGAGGCTAGGcgaaggaaaaaagaaaaggaaaaggagaAACTGTTGAAGAAGAAACAAGAAGGGAGACTCTTAACAGGAAAACAGAAGGAAGAACAACGACGATTAGAGGCTATGAGAAATCAAATACTTGCCAATGCTGGCATTAGTATCCCCACCGGAGAGAAAGAAGGTGCTCCAACGAAGAGGCCAAAATACCAGACAAAGAAGTCTAAACAAGCTCATCATCATGCAAATGCTGCTGGATCATCTAGTGTGGCAGACAATGTAGAAGCTAAAGAGAATGAGCTAGAACAACAAGTTGCTGAGCCTGAGGTAGAGGCCATGGAAGTAGAGAAGGTTGAAGAGGAAGATTTAATAGATACTGAAGAGAAACAAAAAGTTGTTAATGGAGTTGAGGAGAACGGAGTGGACGAAGATGAGGATGATGAGGAGTGGGATGCAAAGAGCTGGGACgatgtaaatcttaatgttaaaggtgcttttgatgatgaggagattGATTCTGAGCCTGAAACTCTCTCAAAGAAGGAGACCAAGAATGCTGCTGCAG TTACACCCAAAACTTCTTTACCATCACAACCAGTGGATATTGAACATAAGAATCCTCAGCCCGAGAACGAAATAActgagaaaaataagaaaaaagctgctgctgctgcaaaaaataaaaagccatcttctgatgccaCTTCTAAACCTGGCGAAGAAGACCTCCGTTCTCCAATTTGCTGTATTATGGGCCATGTTGACACTGGTAAAACAAAGCTCCTGGATTGTATTCGAGGTACCAACGTGCAGGAAGGTGAGGCTGGGGGTATTACACAGCAGATAGGTGCAACATATTTCCCAGCTGAGAACATAAGGGAGAGAACCAGGGAATTGAAAGCTGATGCAAAATTAAAGGTCCCCGGTCTATTGGTTATTGACACACCTGGACATGAGTCCTTCACCAATCTACGGTCAAGGGGTTCTGGTTTGTGTGACATTGCTATATTAGTTGTTGATATTATGCATGGGTTAGAACCCCAAACAATAGAATCACTCAATCTCTTGAAGATGAGGAATACAGATTTCATTGTTGCATTGAATAAG GTGGACAGACTCTATGGATGGAAAACTTGTCGCAATGCACCAATAGTGAAGGCAATGAAGCAACAGACAAAAGATGTGCAGAATGAATTTAACAGGAGGGTTTCAAAT ATCATAACTGAGTTCATGGAGCAAGGTCTGAATACTGAACTGTACTATAAAAACAAGGAAATGGGAGAAACTTTTAGTATTGTTCCTACCAGTGCTATTAG TGGAGAAGGAATTCCTGATCTATTATTGCTTCTGGTTCAATGGACTCAGAAAACCATGGTTGAGAAACTGACATTTAGCAATGAAATGCAG TGTACAGTGTTGGAGGTTAAGGTTGTGGAAGGCCATGGAACAACAATTGATGTTGTATTGGTTAATGGTGTGCTTCATGAAGGAGATCAAATTGTTGTTTGTGGCTTGCAG GGTCCTATTGTTACCACTATCCGAGCCTTGCTGACGCCCCACCCGATGAAGGAAATCCGAGTTAAG GGAGCTTACATTCACCATAAAGAAATCAAAGCTGCACAGGGTATCAAGATCACTGCTCAG GGCCTTGAGCATGCCATTGCTGGCACAAGTTTATATGTTGTAGGACCAGATGACGATGTGGATGATGTCAAGGAATCAGCAATGGAAGACATGAGGTCAGTGATGAGCCGAATCGACAAAAGTGGTGAGGGGGTCTATGTTCAAGCTTCGACCCTTGGGTCATTAGAAGCACTATTGGAGTTTCTGAAATCACCGGCCGTGAAAATTCCTGTCAGTGGCATAGGTATAGGCCCAGTACACAAAAAGGACGTTATGAAGGCTAGTGTAATGCTTGAGAAGAAAAAAGAGTATGCCACTATCCTGGCATTTGATGTCAAAGTGACACAAGAGGCTCGGGAACTCGCAGATGATCTGGGGGTGAAGATTTTTATTGCTGACATCATTTATCACTTATTTGATCAATTCAAAGCATATATTGATAACTTGAAGgaggaaaagaagaaggaagCAGCTGATGAAGCAGTTTTCCCATGCGTTCTCAGCATCATGCCAAATTGCATTTTCAACAAGAAAGATCCAATCATCTTGGGAGTTGATGTCATTGAGGGAATACTCAAG GTTGGGACTCCAATTTGTGTTCCAGAAAGAGATTTCATTGACATTGGCCGGATTACTTCCATTGAGAATAACCATAAACCTGTTGATTATGCCAAGAAGGGTCAGAAAGTGGCTGTCAAG ATTTCCTCCAACAGTTCTGAAGAGCAGCAAAAAATGTTTGGCAGGCATTTTGAGCAACAAGATTCACTTGTTAGCCACATTACGAGAAACTCAATTGATGTCCTTAAAGCTAATTATCGG GATGATCTCTCTCTGGAAGATTGGAGGCTGGTTAGAAAACTGAAGGCCCTTTTAAATATACAATAG